A single window of Enterobacteriaceae bacterium ESL0689 DNA harbors:
- a CDS encoding NarK family nitrate/nitrite MFS transporter, producing MSQTSPTEPGHHAVITDWRPEDPQFWQQYGHRIANRNLWISVPCLMLAFCVWIVFSVVTVNLNKVGFHFTADQLLTLTALPALAGGILRVPYAFMVPLFGGRRWTAFSTGIMIIPCLWLGFAVQDTTTSYSTFVIISLLCGFAGANFASSMANISFFFPKKMQGGVLGINGGLGNMGVSVMQLVAPLVISVSIFAVFGASGTMQPNGSELYLENAAWIWIPFLLILTLAAWFFMNDLATSKASLRDQLPVLKRGHLWIMSLLYLATFGSFIGFSSSFAILTKGLFPQVEVLHYAFFGPFIGALARSVGGTISDRLGGVRVTLINFVVMALFSGLLFLTLPAEGQSGNFMIYFAVFIVLFLTSGLGSASTFQMIAVIFRKMTADRVKAQGGSDEQAAHVATTDTAAALGFISAIGAIGGFLISQGFSFSVKLSGSPTDAMKVFFIFYVICIIITWAVYGRKFNT from the coding sequence ATGAGTCAAACTTCCCCCACGGAACCGGGTCATCATGCTGTGATCACTGACTGGCGACCGGAAGATCCCCAGTTCTGGCAACAGTACGGTCATCGTATTGCAAACCGTAATTTATGGATCTCGGTTCCCTGTCTGATGCTGGCGTTTTGTGTCTGGATCGTGTTTAGTGTGGTGACCGTCAATCTGAATAAGGTGGGTTTTCATTTTACCGCCGATCAGTTACTGACACTGACCGCACTGCCTGCACTGGCGGGCGGCATATTGCGCGTGCCGTATGCGTTTATGGTGCCGCTGTTTGGTGGTCGTCGCTGGACCGCGTTTAGCACCGGGATCATGATCATTCCCTGTCTGTGGCTCGGTTTCGCGGTGCAGGACACGACAACCTCATACAGCACTTTTGTGATTATTTCGCTGCTGTGTGGCTTTGCCGGGGCTAACTTTGCTTCCAGTATGGCCAATATCAGTTTCTTCTTCCCGAAAAAAATGCAGGGGGGAGTGCTGGGAATTAATGGCGGCCTCGGTAATATGGGCGTCAGTGTCATGCAGCTCGTCGCACCGCTGGTGATTTCAGTGTCCATTTTTGCCGTTTTCGGCGCGAGTGGCACGATGCAACCGAATGGCTCTGAGCTGTATCTGGAAAACGCCGCCTGGATTTGGATACCGTTTCTGCTGATCCTGACCCTCGCCGCCTGGTTCTTTATGAATGATCTGGCGACCTCGAAAGCCTCATTACGCGATCAGTTACCGGTACTGAAACGCGGGCATTTGTGGATCATGTCGCTGTTATATCTGGCCACATTTGGATCGTTTATCGGTTTTAGTTCCAGCTTTGCAATCCTGACAAAAGGTTTGTTCCCACAGGTCGAAGTGCTGCATTACGCTTTTTTCGGCCCCTTTATCGGTGCGCTGGCGCGCTCAGTGGGCGGTACGATCTCTGATCGGCTGGGGGGGGTTCGTGTCACGCTGATCAATTTCGTGGTGATGGCGCTTTTCAGCGGCCTGTTATTCCTGACACTACCTGCAGAGGGCCAGAGTGGAAACTTTATGATCTATTTTGCCGTATTTATCGTTCTGTTTCTGACCTCCGGTCTGGGAAGTGCTTCTACCTTTCAGATGATCGCGGTTATTTTCCGTAAAATGACGGCTGATCGGGTTAAGGCGCAGGGTGGCAGTGACGAACAGGCGGCGCATGTTGCGACCACGGATACCGCCGCGGCATTAGGCTTTATTTCCGCGATTGGTGCCATTGGCGGCTTCCTGATCTCACAAGGATTTAGTTTTTCCGTCAAGCTGAGTGGCTCGCCGACCGATGCGATGAAAGTGTTTTTCATTTTCTATGTCATTTGCATCATCATCACCTGGGCGGTTTACGGGCGTAAATTCAACACCTGA
- a CDS encoding nitrate reductase subunit alpha produces the protein MSQFLDRFRYFRQKGEAFANGYGQLINTNRDWEEGYRQRWQHDKVVRSTHGVNCTGSCSWQIFVKNGLVTWETQQTDYPRTRPDMPNHEPRGCPRGASYSWYLYSANRLKYPLMRKRLMKMWRQAKAQHPDPVVAWASIIEDAEQAKSFKQARGHGGFVRSSWQEVNELIAAANVYTVKTYGPDRVAGFSPIPAMSMVSYAAGARYLSLIGGNCLSFYDWYCDLPPASPQTWGEQTDVPESADWYNASYIIAWGSNVPQTRTPDAHFFTEVRYKGTKTVAITPDYAEIAKLCDLWLAPKQGTDAALALAMGHVILREFHLDKPSPYFTDYVRRYSDMPMLVMLEPREGYYAAGRMLRAADLTDACGQQHNPEWKTVAFDQQGHLTVPNGSIGFRWGDKGKWNLEQRDSHSGDEVTLSLSMLGQHDEIADVGFPYFGGDGSEFFNKVTLQNTLVHKLPVKRLILADGSTALVTTVYDLTLANYGLDRGLEDENCATSYDQVKAYSPAWAEQVTGVSRSHIIRIAREFADNANKTHGRSMIILGAGLNHWYHLDMNYRGLINMLIFCGCVGQSGGGWAHYVGQEKLRPQTGWLPLAFALDWQRPPRHMNSTSWFYNHSSQWRYETVTAQELLSPLADPTRYSGHLIDFNVRAERMGWLPSAPQLGTNPLTIAAQAEKAGMTAVEYTVKSLKEGTLRFAAEQPENGKNHPRNLFIWRSNLLGSSAKGHEYMLKYLLGTEHGIQGQDLGQQGGVKPEEMEWHPQGLEGKLDLVVTLDFRLSSTCLYSDIVLPTATWYEKDDMNTSDMHPFIHPLSAAVDPAWESKSDWEIYKEIARTFSQLCVGHLGKETDVVTLPIQHDSAAELAQPLGVLDWKKGECELIPGKTAPHIMTVERDYPATYERFTSVGPLMEKVGNGGKGIAWNTESEIDFLRQLNRCKMEGPAKGQPMLSTAIDAAEMILTLAPETNGQVAVKAWAALSQITGRDLTHLAIHKEDEKIRFRDIQAQPRKIISSPIWSGLEDEHVSYNAGYTNVHELIPWRTLSGRQSLYQDHQWMRDFGESLLVYRPPIDTRSVQAVMGKKPNGHPEKALNFLTPHQKWGIHSTYSDNLLMLTLGRGGPVVWLSEADAQELGIADNDWIEVFNSNGALTARAVVSQRVPAGMTMMYHAQERIMNLPGSEITGQRGGIHNSVTRITPKPTHMIGGYAHLAYSFNYYGTVGSNRDEFVVVRKMKNINWLDNEGRDQVQESVK, from the coding sequence ATGAGTCAATTCCTGGACCGGTTTCGTTACTTTAGACAGAAGGGCGAAGCCTTTGCCAATGGCTATGGTCAGCTTATTAACACCAATCGTGACTGGGAGGAGGGATACCGTCAGCGCTGGCAGCATGACAAGGTGGTACGATCCACTCACGGTGTCAATTGTACTGGTTCCTGTAGCTGGCAGATTTTTGTAAAAAATGGCCTCGTCACCTGGGAGACACAACAGACTGATTATCCCCGCACTCGCCCGGATATGCCCAATCATGAGCCGCGTGGCTGCCCGCGGGGTGCCAGCTATTCGTGGTATCTTTACAGCGCAAACCGGCTGAAATATCCCTTAATGCGTAAACGGCTGATGAAGATGTGGCGGCAAGCAAAAGCGCAGCATCCTGATCCGGTTGTCGCCTGGGCATCGATTATCGAAGATGCCGAGCAGGCTAAAAGTTTCAAACAGGCGCGTGGTCATGGAGGGTTCGTGCGCTCCTCCTGGCAGGAGGTTAATGAGCTGATCGCGGCGGCAAATGTGTATACCGTGAAAACCTACGGCCCCGACCGGGTGGCCGGTTTTTCGCCGATCCCGGCGATGTCGATGGTCTCTTATGCCGCAGGTGCCCGTTACCTGTCACTGATTGGTGGCAATTGCCTGAGTTTTTATGACTGGTATTGTGATCTGCCACCCGCCTCCCCGCAGACCTGGGGGGAACAAACCGATGTGCCGGAATCAGCCGACTGGTATAACGCCAGTTATATTATCGCCTGGGGCTCCAACGTGCCGCAAACCCGCACCCCGGATGCACACTTCTTCACTGAGGTGCGCTATAAAGGAACGAAAACCGTCGCCATCACTCCTGACTACGCTGAAATCGCCAAATTATGTGATCTGTGGCTGGCACCCAAACAGGGTACTGACGCGGCGCTGGCGCTGGCAATGGGCCATGTGATCCTGCGTGAGTTCCATCTCGATAAACCGAGCCCCTATTTTACCGATTATGTGCGCCGCTATAGCGATATGCCAATGCTGGTCATGCTGGAGCCACGGGAGGGCTACTATGCCGCCGGTCGGATGCTGCGCGCCGCTGATTTAACCGATGCCTGCGGCCAGCAACATAATCCAGAATGGAAAACGGTGGCTTTTGATCAGCAGGGCCATCTCACGGTGCCGAATGGTTCGATCGGCTTTCGCTGGGGTGATAAAGGCAAGTGGAATCTTGAGCAGCGCGACAGCCACAGCGGTGATGAGGTGACACTCTCCCTCAGTATGCTGGGTCAGCATGATGAGATAGCGGATGTGGGCTTTCCCTATTTTGGCGGCGATGGCAGTGAATTTTTCAATAAAGTGACCTTACAAAATACCCTGGTGCACAAACTGCCGGTCAAACGGCTGATCCTGGCCGACGGGTCAACGGCGCTGGTTACCACGGTTTATGATCTGACGCTGGCCAATTACGGCCTTGATCGTGGCCTTGAGGACGAAAACTGCGCAACTTCTTATGATCAGGTCAAAGCCTACTCGCCCGCCTGGGCTGAGCAGGTCACTGGCGTTTCGCGCAGTCATATCATCCGTATCGCCCGCGAGTTTGCCGATAATGCTAATAAGACTCATGGCCGATCGATGATTATCCTCGGTGCCGGACTTAACCACTGGTATCACCTCGATATGAACTATCGTGGATTGATCAATATGTTGATCTTCTGCGGCTGTGTCGGACAGAGCGGTGGCGGCTGGGCGCACTATGTTGGCCAGGAGAAGTTGCGGCCACAAACCGGCTGGTTACCGCTGGCCTTTGCTCTTGACTGGCAACGGCCACCGCGCCATATGAACAGCACTTCGTGGTTCTATAATCACTCCAGTCAGTGGCGATACGAAACCGTGACCGCTCAGGAGCTGTTGTCCCCGCTGGCCGATCCCACACGCTACAGCGGTCATCTGATCGATTTTAATGTGCGTGCAGAACGGATGGGCTGGCTGCCCTCTGCGCCACAGCTTGGCACCAATCCACTGACCATCGCCGCGCAAGCGGAAAAAGCCGGCATGACCGCAGTCGAATATACGGTGAAATCGCTGAAGGAAGGCACGCTGCGTTTTGCCGCAGAACAACCGGAAAATGGCAAAAACCATCCGCGTAATCTGTTTATCTGGCGTTCAAATCTGCTGGGTTCTTCCGCGAAAGGCCATGAGTATATGCTGAAGTATCTGCTGGGTACGGAGCATGGTATTCAGGGCCAAGATCTGGGTCAGCAGGGGGGCGTTAAGCCAGAAGAGATGGAGTGGCACCCGCAGGGGCTGGAAGGCAAACTGGATCTGGTGGTGACGCTGGATTTCCGTCTGTCGAGTACCTGTCTGTACTCTGACATTGTGCTGCCCACCGCCACCTGGTATGAAAAAGATGATATGAATACTTCGGATATGCATCCGTTTATTCATCCGCTCTCAGCGGCTGTGGATCCGGCGTGGGAGTCAAAAAGTGACTGGGAGATTTATAAAGAGATCGCCAGAACCTTTTCACAACTCTGCGTCGGTCATCTGGGTAAAGAGACCGATGTGGTGACCCTGCCGATTCAGCACGACTCTGCTGCGGAGCTGGCGCAACCACTGGGGGTGCTGGACTGGAAGAAGGGCGAGTGTGAGTTGATTCCTGGCAAAACGGCGCCCCATATTATGACCGTGGAACGGGACTATCCGGCGACTTATGAACGCTTCACTTCGGTTGGCCCGTTGATGGAGAAAGTCGGCAACGGTGGTAAAGGCATTGCCTGGAATACAGAAAGTGAAATCGATTTTCTGCGTCAGCTTAACCGCTGCAAAATGGAAGGGCCCGCCAAAGGTCAGCCGATGCTCAGCACGGCGATTGATGCCGCAGAAATGATCCTGACGCTGGCACCAGAGACCAACGGTCAGGTGGCGGTGAAAGCCTGGGCGGCGCTCAGTCAGATTACCGGTCGTGATCTGACCCATCTGGCGATCCATAAAGAAGATGAAAAAATCCGCTTTCGCGATATTCAGGCACAACCGCGCAAGATTATCTCCAGCCCTATCTGGTCGGGTCTTGAAGATGAGCATGTTTCTTATAACGCCGGTTATACCAATGTGCATGAGTTGATCCCCTGGCGTACCCTCTCTGGCCGCCAGTCGCTGTACCAGGATCATCAGTGGATGCGGGACTTCGGGGAAAGCCTGCTGGTTTACCGTCCACCGATCGATACCCGTTCGGTGCAGGCGGTGATGGGTAAAAAGCCGAATGGTCATCCGGAAAAAGCGCTGAATTTCCTTACTCCTCATCAGAAGTGGGGTATCCATTCGACCTATAGCGATAATCTGTTAATGCTGACCCTGGGTCGCGGTGGCCCGGTGGTCTGGTTAAGTGAAGCCGATGCGCAGGAACTCGGCATTGCCGATAATGACTGGATTGAAGTGTTTAACAGTAACGGTGCGCTGACTGCGCGTGCAGTGGTCAGTCAGCGGGTGCCAGCCGGGATGACGATGATGTATCACGCACAGGAGCGAATTATGAATTTGCCTGGCTCGGAAATTACCGGTCAACGTGGTGGTATTCATAATTCCGTTACCCGTATTACCCCCAAACCGACCCATATGATTGGCGGCTATGCGCATCTGGCCTATAGCTTTAACTATTACGGAACCGTGGGCTCGAACCGTGATGAGTTCGTTGTAGTTCGTAAGATGAAGAATATTAACTGGTTAGATAATGAAGGTCGTGACCAGGTACAGGAGAGCGTAAAATGA
- the narH gene encoding nitrate reductase subunit beta codes for MKIRSQVGMVLNLDKCIGCHTCSVTCKNVWTSREGTEYAWFNNVETKPGVGFPHDWENQQKWKGGWIRKINGRLQPRMGNRVTLLGKIFANPDLPGMDDYYEPFDYDYQHLHVAPEGQYQPVARPRSRITGQRMDKITHGPNWEDDLGGEFASLAKDSNFAHVQKAMYSQFENTFMMYLPRLCEHCLNPACVATCPSGAIYKREEDGIVLIDQDKCRGWRMCITGCPYKKIYFNWKSGKSEKCIFCYPRIESGMPTVCSETCVGRIRYLGVLLYDADAIEQAASSENKKDLYQRQLAIFLDPHDPQVMAEALKQGIPQGVISAAQQSPVYKMAVEWKLALPLHPEYRTLPMVWYVPPLSPIQSAADAGELGSNGILPDVESLRIPLQYLANLLTAGDTQPVLLALKRMLAMRHFKRAETVDGVVDTRALEEAGLSEAQAQEMYRYLAIANYEDRFVVPGDHRELARNAFPEQGGCGFTFGDGCHGSDTTFNLFNSRRIDAIDVTSKTEETQS; via the coding sequence ATGAAAATTCGTTCACAAGTGGGCATGGTGCTGAATCTTGATAAATGCATTGGTTGCCACACCTGTTCTGTTACCTGTAAAAATGTCTGGACCAGCCGCGAAGGGACAGAGTACGCCTGGTTTAATAATGTAGAAACCAAGCCGGGTGTCGGTTTTCCCCATGACTGGGAAAACCAGCAGAAATGGAAAGGGGGCTGGATTCGTAAAATCAATGGTCGCTTGCAGCCACGGATGGGCAACCGGGTTACGCTGTTAGGCAAAATTTTTGCTAACCCTGATTTGCCGGGGATGGATGATTACTATGAGCCGTTTGATTACGACTATCAGCATCTGCATGTGGCGCCAGAAGGTCAATATCAGCCTGTGGCCCGTCCCCGTTCGCGGATCACCGGGCAACGGATGGATAAAATTACCCACGGCCCAAACTGGGAAGATGATCTAGGCGGAGAGTTCGCCAGCCTGGCGAAAGATAGCAACTTCGCCCATGTCCAGAAAGCGATGTACAGTCAGTTCGAAAATACTTTCATGATGTACCTGCCGCGTTTGTGTGAACACTGCCTCAATCCGGCGTGTGTTGCCACTTGTCCGAGTGGCGCTATCTACAAGCGTGAGGAAGATGGCATTGTGCTGATCGATCAGGATAAATGTCGTGGCTGGCGGATGTGTATTACCGGCTGTCCTTATAAAAAGATCTATTTCAACTGGAAGAGCGGTAAGTCAGAAAAATGTATTTTCTGCTATCCACGTATTGAGTCCGGAATGCCAACGGTATGTTCTGAAACCTGCGTGGGGCGTATTCGCTATCTCGGTGTGCTGCTGTATGACGCCGATGCGATTGAGCAGGCGGCCAGTAGTGAAAATAAAAAGGATTTATATCAGCGCCAACTGGCGATATTCCTCGATCCGCATGATCCACAGGTGATGGCAGAAGCGCTCAAACAGGGGATACCGCAGGGGGTGATTAGCGCCGCGCAGCAGTCGCCGGTTTATAAAATGGCGGTGGAGTGGAAGCTGGCGCTGCCGCTGCATCCTGAGTATCGCACACTGCCGATGGTCTGGTATGTGCCGCCGCTGTCACCGATCCAGTCGGCCGCGGATGCCGGGGAACTGGGCAGTAACGGTATTCTGCCGGATGTCGAAAGTTTGCGTATTCCGCTCCAGTATCTGGCGAACTTATTAACCGCTGGCGATACCCAACCGGTGCTGCTGGCGTTAAAAAGGATGCTGGCAATGCGTCATTTTAAACGAGCCGAAACCGTGGACGGGGTGGTGGATACCCGTGCGCTGGAAGAAGCCGGACTGAGCGAAGCGCAGGCTCAGGAGATGTACCGGTATCTGGCGATAGCCAACTACGAAGATCGGTTTGTGGTGCCGGGTGATCATCGTGAACTGGCACGCAATGCGTTCCCGGAACAGGGGGGCTGTGGTTTTACGTTTGGTGATGGCTGTCATGGTTCCGATACGACTTTCAATCTTTTCAATAGCCGACGTATTGATGCCATTGACGTCACCAGCAAAACCGAGGAGACACAGTCATGA
- the narJ gene encoding nitrate reductase molybdenum cofactor assembly chaperone, with protein sequence MIELIIVSRLLEYPDAGLWQHQQEIAEAIASGETFSHEDARRLDAFLHQLTGEDLLDAQAAYSELFDRGRATSLLLFEHVHGESRDRGQAMVDLLAQYERHGLILDSRELPDHLPLYLEYLAQLPQEEALRGLRDVAPILALLHARLQQRDSRYALLFELLLNLGQTAVDSQKVAEKISTEARDDTPQALDAVWEEEQVKFFADKGCDSSAMAAHQRRFAGAVAPQYLDISAGGQP encoded by the coding sequence ATGATCGAACTTATCATTGTTTCTCGTCTGCTTGAGTATCCTGATGCCGGTTTATGGCAGCATCAGCAGGAGATCGCCGAGGCCATCGCTTCGGGTGAAACGTTCAGCCACGAGGATGCCCGGCGGCTGGATGCTTTTTTGCATCAGTTGACGGGCGAGGATCTGTTAGATGCGCAGGCCGCTTACAGTGAACTGTTTGATCGGGGACGGGCGACCTCACTGCTGCTGTTTGAGCATGTCCACGGCGAGTCCCGTGATCGGGGTCAGGCGATGGTAGATCTGCTGGCGCAATATGAACGTCATGGCCTGATCCTCGATAGTCGCGAGTTACCTGACCATTTACCGTTGTATCTGGAGTATCTGGCTCAGTTACCGCAAGAGGAGGCCTTGCGCGGATTACGGGATGTCGCGCCGATCCTGGCGCTACTCCATGCCCGTCTGCAACAGCGTGATAGCCGCTATGCTCTGTTATTTGAGCTGTTGCTGAATCTGGGACAAACAGCGGTGGATAGCCAGAAAGTGGCGGAAAAAATCAGCACCGAGGCCCGCGATGATACGCCGCAAGCACTGGATGCGGTATGGGAAGAGGAGCAGGTGAAATTCTTTGCCGATAAAGGGTGTGATTCGTCTGCTATGGCGGCTCATCAGCGGCGTTTTGCCGGGGCGGTAGCTCCGCAATATCTGGATATCTCTGCTGGAGGGCAACCATAA
- the narI gene encoding respiratory nitrate reductase subunit gamma, translated as MHFLNMFFFDIYPYIAGSVFLIASWLRYDYGQYTWRAGSSQMLDKKGMHLASNLFHVGILGIFVGHFFGMLTPHWMYEAFLPVAVKQKMAMLGGGVCGVMTLVGGALLLKRRLLNPRIRATTTGADILILILLVVQCVLGLLTIPVSAHHRDGSEMMKLVAWAQAVVTFHGNAAGHLEGVAFIFRLHLVLGMTLFLLFPFSRLVHIWSAPVGYLSRQYQIVRARR; from the coding sequence ATGCATTTCCTCAATATGTTCTTCTTTGACATTTATCCCTATATTGCGGGATCGGTGTTTTTAATCGCCAGCTGGCTGCGTTATGACTATGGCCAATACACCTGGCGGGCAGGTTCCAGTCAGATGCTGGATAAAAAAGGGATGCATCTGGCATCCAATCTGTTTCACGTCGGTATCCTTGGCATTTTTGTCGGGCATTTTTTCGGCATGTTAACGCCACACTGGATGTATGAAGCGTTCCTGCCGGTGGCGGTGAAACAAAAAATGGCGATGCTGGGTGGCGGAGTCTGTGGCGTGATGACGCTGGTGGGCGGGGCGCTATTGCTGAAACGTCGCCTGTTGAATCCCCGGATACGGGCCACCACGACAGGCGCCGATATCCTGATCCTGATATTGCTGGTGGTGCAGTGCGTGCTGGGATTACTCACTATTCCGGTCTCTGCCCATCATAGGGATGGCAGCGAAATGATGAAACTGGTTGCCTGGGCGCAAGCGGTGGTGACTTTCCACGGCAATGCTGCCGGGCATCTGGAGGGGGTTGCATTTATCTTCCGGCTGCATCTGGTGCTGGGGATGACGTTATTCCTGTTATTCCCGTTCTCCCGGCTGGTACACATCTGGAGTGCGCCGGTGGGGTATCTGAGTCGGCAATATCAGATTGTCCGCGCCCGTCGCTGA